One part of the Sus scrofa isolate TJ Tabasco breed Duroc chromosome 8, Sscrofa11.1, whole genome shotgun sequence genome encodes these proteins:
- the ATP5I gene encoding ATP synthase subunit e, mitochondrial: protein MVPPVQVSPLIKLGRYSALFLGVAYGAKRYNYLKPRAEEERRIAAEEKKKQDELKRIERELAEAQEDSILK, encoded by the exons ATGGTGCCGCCGGTGCAGGTCTCTCCGCTCATCAAG CTCGGCCGCTATTCCGCCCTGTTCCTCGGTGTGGCCTACGGAGCCAAGCGCTACA ATTACCTGAAACCCCgggcagaagaggagaggaggataGCAGCTgaggagaagaagaagcaggatGAGCTGAAGCGCATTGAGCGAGAACTGGCAGAAG CCCAAGAAGACAGCATATTAAAGTGA